Part of the Bombyx mori chromosome 19, ASM3026992v2 genome is shown below.
atgtatatgggcttcaatagccactttacaccaggtgggctgtgagctcgtccacccatctaagcaataaaaaataaaaataataatatagaccaTGCTGCCAGTTGACATTGTTTTTACATGCATTAAACCTTGTAGTAAGTATATTTTTGACTtcacaacgtcttataattcgatggagccggctgcacgcacgaaaaaacatgactaatTGAGgtgttccatttaaggcttgaagtgcaagcgagagcgcgcaacgagcgacaaagaggcacaatcggcctccgcgttcggcagcgttcgacgtCTGTCTCtttcctacttgagtgagcgatgcatccgcgtggacatgttttcgtcaagtagaagttcagtgaaaagtgaatgtatacaaaatatctatcaaacaaataaaattaaaattttcttttgtaaaatgttccatcagtattttcttatgacgttgtcacgttcaactatcgtcagtaaactgaCTTTACAAACAACCGATtttatttccctacctaatcgttggtagcctaagggcatAATCCAATTATTTacagaccggtaggtgagcttatgggttcaacctgagagagtttgccaacattggccctagcaagagcagtacttcacaGATCTATCCGACGATTTGCAagtgaagtaaattgtcccttcgtaataaggtgataCTGTAAAAAACATGCATAAGTACGTCCGGTTATGACCTCCAGttcatcagtaagtatctacagtcggcatcagtgcgccattttgagaaagTGGCACAACACGAAATCTCTCTCGTCGTGGCCGCCgataactacattcccgatcctgcgggccggatggtaaacagtcgatgttgccctaaacacgtcatctcggattgtcccgattcactaacggtgcttttaggtatctaaagcactggtcatcgtcgtcaggtttgagccacgtgagctcgcctactagttcTGTGCATCTAGTATAAACTCTCGAGGTTACCAGAACAGGTAGAAAATATCACAGAATCACctccggattggaaacgcgacgcactgagaagatccagcgagaaactcaatgggtctTCTATGGTTTAgttgcacatcgaactcttCGTTGTAATCGATAAGGAAGTGAGTATAAAGCATCTGTTTAAAAtcagttacggttacgctgatatagcctctcaaggctctcagcttaggtaggtaataaaaaaaaaaagaaaacgaacTATTCCATAGACAAAGTTGACGTTTTGCTAATCCATGAGTTTCACATATGACATTTGGTAAATGATAATAAACATGGCGTGCTGATTAAGGAGCGTcgctaaaataattttgtttattaggtCAAATCTCATTTTTGTTAGTATGCGGCATATTCGATAAAGTAGGTAATGTGTTCACATATTCGAGTAAGGATACTTAATGTAAATGTCCGGAGAAGGTAATGCGGCGCGCTGTGTGCGAAGGATGTGCGTGCGGATGAGGAGTCGCCGGGGCGAAGGCGCTTGGCGGTAGGCAAGGCGTGAGTGATATGCAAGCGGCGCCGGCGCGCTACGTGTCTGTGAGCGAGTTGTACACGACCGACGAAGTGGAGCTGTTGCTGGACGAGATTAGAGAGCTGGAGCCCACGAGCTGCCGCGGTGAAGACGTGCAGGTTACTCTCACAACACACTAaagatttttgtttatattgtcCACAGATGgcaagtatatatatattttttattgcttagatgggtggacgagctcacagccgcccacctgatgttaagtggttactggagcccatagacatctacaacgtaaatgcgccacccaccttgagatatcagttctaaggtctcagtatagttacaacggctgccctgccttcaaactgaaacacattactgcttcagggcagaaataggcagggtgatggtacctacccgtgcggactcacaagatgtcctaccaccagtaagtaatttaaatacattacatTGTTGGTAGTCTAATCATGGACTAATCTTGGATCTAATCATGAATCCTTGAACACTACATTTCTACTGGGTATAGCTTCCTAGAAAACTAATTTCATGCTCAAACTTAACACATCGCATATATTGTCCTTATAATCATGAGCAAACTTCAAGGTACAAACACAAATTCCTcaaaaatttaatgtatttgtaGGTGTTTCACAACTTTTTGACTATCAGATGCagatttttattgtacaaattGGTAAACAAATAGGTATCTAATGCAATGAAACATAGTCGCCGTTTGTTTTcttctattttgtaattgtaattttgtaaaattaattggccatttacaatttttttactgattACACTCCtccctccttgcgtcgataatcctcaatgctgagggtcgtggcctcctctaacaactttctcctgtattatcctgcgccattcctgcctatcctcTGCTGGATAGCAATGTGGACTGAAGTATTGATTGATTACACTAAAGCTCATTAGTTATTACAaagcttatatgggtggaggagctcactgcttacctggtgttaagtagttagttAGTccttagacatcaacaatgtcaatgccaccacccaccttgagacatgagttctaaggtttcaattttaacagtacaacagctgccccaccagTCAAACCAAAactcattattgcttcacgatagaaataggcagggtggtgttacctacccatgCTGACTCAAAAGATGTTCTACCACCAAAaatgacacaaaaaaaattttgaggTTTGGATTTTTATTACCTGATGTTAATGATTCACTCTGAAAGTAAACAGTGAATATTTGTGAAGTTAcatatttcaatacaaaaatttatacCTGTGTGTGGGATCTGAACACCAGCACAGTTGTATTGCTTGATATGTATGCACTGGGTATCttttcctttaggccacaatgacAACAAATGTAGAAAATAGTATTGGGAACTATTGCCTATTATTAGGCTTATTGAATATAAatgaagttatttttttaatgaaaaatattagcCCTTCTTATATAGCTGtttttgcaaataataatgtattactcAACAATGTTATATAGTGTCCCAGTTCATATCAAGTTTGTACCTGGTTTATTCTTAGTAAATGTGGACACTGAGTAATTTTGTTGCTTTTTTGTCACCAATGGTATTTTCAAATTGATATACCCATTCCCAATGTGGaatgtcaaatttaaattaaaccaGAGTTCTATCTTAACTTTCACATCCATCATAATAAGATATTACTCAGAACATTATAGGTTTTATAAAGAGATGACTAATTAATCAATAAAACAGTAATTATTGTATGAGCCTAGAAACTAGAGCATAGAAATGAATAGTATGATACATTTTATAATGGTAACTTTTTCATTTTGCTTTGatgttattgaaaaaattaGATATTTGAAACAGATGAAATTAGTttgttatatgaataataaagaGTAAAGTATAAAGTAATATATTGTAGGATTTCGAGATAGCCGGTAGCGGGTGTGTCTCGGGCGGGCTGTCGCCGGTGGGCACTGAGCGCTCGTGGGACTCCCACGCGCAGTACCGCGCCGCCGTCTCGCCCGGCGCCGGCCCCGCTCCCGCCCAGCTGTACTGTGCGCCGCGCCGGCTGCTCGCACCGCGCGCCGCCGCCTCGCTCGTGCTGGCCGGCGCCGGGGCCGCGGCTGCCGTCTGCGTGTGGGTGGCGGGCGGACGCACCGTGCGCTTGCCGTTGGCCGGCCGCCTGCGCGCGCTCCTGCTGGCTGCGCTGACGTCGGCACTGCTGCACGCCACGCTGGCGCTGCTGGCCGCCACGCGTCTGCAGGCGCAGCTCGCTCTCGACTGGCCCCGCGTGTGGTTGGTGGCCGCCCTATGGACTGCAGTCTCGCTCACCTGCGGGGGCTCCCTCACGCTGCACGCCATCGTCGCCGCTCCAGAATACAGATATGCACCCAAATACATCGCTGACCTGCTGTATGCTGCTGCTGTGAGTCTTTTAAACTCTCCTACTCCCTGTGCCGTATTGCGAGACTGTACAGAGCAATTCAACACAATTTTGAATGCGACCTTATGTTCTAAAATGGGTAATCGCAAttacattgtgatgtctatgggctccaggccCCACTCAGCACTAGATAGGTTGTGAGTTCTTCTAAACATCTAGAGTGGACAATACAAGTTTGAAGTTTTAGTTGCAATAGCTGGGTAATGTTTCCAGGGTCTGGCCCTGAGTAGCGCGGCGCTGGCGGTGGCGGTGGCGGCGGGCACGTGCGCGCGGCGCGGCGGGGGCGCGGCGTACCGCGCGGTGCCGGCCCGCGACAACCCGCCCTTATAGCCCTTACTCTCTTCTACATTATGTATTCCCATACGTGTGGTGGCGGGCCGCGCGTGCCGACAGTTGGCGGGCCGCTATGGCAAATGTGTAAAACATAGCTCAGGTAAAACAACTCGAATTGAATCAAAACtagcacaatttttttatttaatgttttaagaatataaaaattctTCCATCAAATTATtacgtataaaaaaataagtttattgCACAATTcctataaaaaaagtaataacagATTTGATTATCAATCCTTGAGCCTCTGaactaagaataaataaataattaatgtattcTGTTACAAAAAGGATAAAACGTGTGCACACAGAGAGCACAAGTTTCTAGTTTTTTCTAAATAAGTTCAGTGTTTATGTGTGCAGAGTTTATCCAGTTGTGTGAAcctgacaaaaacaaataaataaaaactgatcAAAAGTAGAGgctatatgaaattaattaatgtataatCACGATAATAACTTCTGGTATCTCTTTATGAGTTTTGCGTTGTGTGAGGGATCTTAAACTTTCGAAAAAGTACGTTTATCTCATTCCTAGTTAATGGACTAATTAATGGAACAGTTGGCGTGTAAGGCGTCCGCTGCGAGTCGCCGGCACGCTCGCAGTCGGCATTTCCGCACGCGGCACGTCCGCACGCGGCATTTCCGCACGCGGCATTTCCGCACGCGGCATTTCCGCACGCGGCATTTCCGCACGCGGCATTTCCGCACGCGGCATTTCCGCACGCGGCACGTCCGCACGCGGTACGGCCGACGTCGCACGATAAATTGTTCGCCCGACATTTTGCTCTCCCTTCACATAACGCAGAACTCTCCAGCGACAGGTTGGAATTGAGACCGGTGTaattttttacagttttatatgtaaaatactATGTATTGTGTCCTTATAATAacttaatttgaaatgtttctTAAGATAATGTTGAAAGTGGATATACttgtaaaaatattcataatactTTTCATAATTTTCGATTCAATGACTCAAGAAattactaagttttttttaatggttttgatagtgaaatattaaattaaaataaccagACTGGAAGGACAAAAAATTGTGATCTCGTTCCATCTCCAGCAATTCGCGAGCTCCGTCGGTGCCATCAGTCAGCGACTTGCTGGAGGTTACGTTTCATCAGGAGACCCACgtgtacaatataataatattgccTAATAATTGAGTCGTTTTTGTTGTGAAATTGAGTCGTGTTGACACGCGAACCTGGATAATGATATGTTGAGGTGTAGCCTGGCCCGCGCCCGGGGGCATCGGCATGGGTTAGGGCGCGTGTACGGTGCGAGTTGTGTGCCGGTTTGTTTATTGTAATGTATTTTAGTAAAGTAACGTCGATACTGCCATGTTCGTTCACGTCCATTTTGTGTTTTGTCCGTATTTTGTATTCGAGGTCGAAGGGCGAGGGATGCCGGGGGGCTCCACTGTTGCCCGGGGATGCTGAGGACACCCACCGGATCGTCCAACAACGCATCCCTAAACATATTGTCCCGTCGGTTGCGCGTGCAATTTCCGCACCCACTTCCCTGACATGAAAGTTACTTTAAAGGTGGTCTGCGTGCTTGCGTCCAGCGGATCCCTCAAAATAGCAAATTAGACAGAACGCATTTCGCGTTTGGATTAAAATGAATTTGTGTATACCGACCAGATGTTCCTGTGTGTAGTTGTAAGGCTCAGCAGTTAGGGCTGGTTTAGGGGTGCCTCTGGTGGCTCCTCCGGCTCGCTTCTGGTTAAGATACCTGCATCGACATCTCTATTAGCTGTAATGAAGGCGACGAGCAGGCGGCTTGATCCTTCGTTCCTCACTCTAGCATCTCGTATGATCTCTACATGTTCCAAGTCTGATTTTGAAGCTAGTCCATATTGACGATTGACTCTGTAATgacttattataattttaatgattgtaaCGTGTAATAATGCCATTTAATCGAGTGTAGTTGTTTTGCACTTATTATAGACTTGTTCACATCATTTTTTATCTAgtcatattttgtaaataaaaacttattttattatgttcacCGGCAAGAATAGTCGAAATGCGAATTAAACaacagtattaaaataatattataaataaaagaatatgtTTCATTGGTACATGTGACTGTCGGGTACCGAGTGACCCCCGCAGCGACCCCTCGTTGAAGGGTTACTTCATTGCACAAAACAAAAGGGGGgactcttttgtttttgtttttcttctttttctattatttttccGATGGGTTCGTAATAAATTTCATgttgtaaaatacattttatagtgtacaataaatacaggtacatttaaatgatattttagaCTCTGAGGAAGTCATGAAAACTTTCAGAGAAGAGCGGGGATTTGTGTTGTTATTCACAGATTCGACTATTTCTGTTTTAGAACTAATATTCGCTATGATTCCTAGTCCCTAGTTCAATAAGGTGAAGCATATGTTTTCCTTGATTTAATTAGTTCCTTCTCAGATTGATTACAAACGTATGATATATTTGTTCATTTTATTAACGCTATACATATACAACCGACTGTACGGGAAGGGTCAATTTTTGTATTCGTTAATTGTTTATGAACTTGTCTGTAGTAGATAGCATTGCTGTCAATGTAGTCTCTTAATATTCCGTcagcttatttttaatttttaataaatagttcCTACATATGAAATTACTTGTAATTGGCGCCCTATTTTATGAGGTTAATAAGTAGAAACATTTAAAAGACGTTAAGACAGTTCTCAGCCGATGTTTTATTTGGCagaggttaggttaggtttgccTTTTGGTGTTTTTCACTTAAAATACTACGTCGTCTGACTGATGAAAACGATGCTGCTCGATTCACTCATAAAAAAACTTATGCTGTCCGCTACAGTCAAGTccaatgtttaaataaaactgtAGCACCAAAAAATCGTTAATAAAGCTTGTAATAATATACATTTGCTCCAATGataattatgtataatagtCACAAAAACATAAGTTCTATGAAATCGATGATATTTGAAATGTTAGGCTCGACACTGTACATTTGTAACTTATTGTCTTGCTCGACGAAAAGTTCGGTAAAAGTCTCATAATAGCTCTTTCCGCATGTCGTATCGGCGGACTCGGTGGCAAATTCAAGTGACATCTCGTTTCTAACTAGATAACCATTAACGAATGAAGTACGCCTTTTGTGTGTGCACTCACTCACACGCGCAGTGGGCCGGCCGCGACGGTTGTCGCTTGTGTCGCTGTCCCCGGTCCGCTGACGCAGGGCGGGACGAGAGGCGGTATTCGAACTCATAATGTAATCTAAACTTTGGACCACATAACatctgattttaattttttttggtgtCGAGCCTCCCCCGGCGCCACGCGACAAAACTGGCGGTTACCGACTGTAACTACAATTTTAGTTTTACGCCACCTTCGTATTAGATCGGACAGTAGAATGATTTttgataacattttaattaaatactccTCACACGAGCTTACATACCTATTTCTAGTTTAGTTTTATAAGAATGAAAATGTTGGTAATAAAGCTacattatgtttgttttttttttgtccacaTCGATTACGTTGTCTTGTACAAAACACAGCATGACTGAAGTGTCGATTCCCAAGCACATTGTGGAGCCGGTTGCCGCGTCTCCTCGGTCCGAACTCTATCGATGTGATCACTCAGAACAATATTATGTTAGATCCCCATTAAATCTACATTATATTGTAAGGTACAtatcacaaaaataatttttttggttattatttttatgacatTTATTTGTCGTCTGCATTGTGCAAGGAATcacaaaatactttaaaacgctacgttttttttcgtaattttataTCACTTAAAGATTTTTTCGATATACTTTGGTCACGTTTATAGTTGTTTTTACTAgcaattttaatgtttcatattttttaagatacatatatattaataaatgaatgaagAATTTAAAAAAGCAAGTTCTATTCGAACCAAACACTGTTTGTGGTTTGTGTTGGTGATGTTCGGAAAAGAAGCAACGATTCAGTACTTTGGTTGGCGCGAGTtgtagacgtaattaaaacttcttttacggTTTCATAATATGTGatttagatgtatatgggcaTTATGTTTTAGAAGGGTGTAGTAATGCCctgataacaaataaaattggaaaaaaaacgtagcgtttttatatttcattgtaAACGAAGCCTTATTTATAATCAGTGTTTcttaaactttattttcaaGTTGAAAGTATTATAATGTAAAAGTTGGAGCGTAACGTACAATCCTGGACTCGCACGGCCCAGGGACCAAGTTGAGAAGCACTGGTGTTTGCGCAGCTTTCGTGTGTGACTGTAATGTAACGaaagataataaatatgtaagcaCTCCACTGAAAGGTCTGATTCGTAAAATGTCAACGAAATGTGCGaatcgtttttaatttaaacattttaatgatattaaatGGTTTTATACAAAGTTTTGTTTTGATCTCGTCGGAATTATCCACGGTCCCCTCTGGCAGTTTAGTTATTCTGTGATAACATCTCAGGATTAAACTTTATTATGAAGATCGGCCCACCTGAAAAGGCACAGCAGAACTGTTTGTTGCCTGCTGCTGAAATACGTATCTTAATATTATTCAATAACTGCAAGTCCTTGGTGTTTATAGCGCTTTGGGATTTAAAATACTTCGTGTCTTTTCAAAAGCAGACGCGCAGACGGTCTCGTACAGCGTTTTTTGAAGTTAAAACTTCTATAGCCGCGTTGAGCTCTTTTTAGTAGGGAAAATCTTATGGGTCGCGACAtgctaatgttaatttaattgtaCATTTATATCTATtagtataagtatgtatatctaTAGCACGTACTGCTCTGATATCAGACTGACGCATGCGCAACGGCTTGTGTAATAACACATCGTATAAACCTGACCGTGCGCTGTGCGGGTTAGCGCTTTTTGGGTAGGTAGGTGAAATCTTGTGAATTCGCGTCACCAACATGCGTGATAGCAGTATAACTGCAACATTGATGCTGGGAATGTCATTACAAGTAAAATTGAATGGATTTAATAAAAAGTGATTGTACGTATATTAATTGTTatcatttcaattaaattgtatttaaattatatcatgATCTTGTACAGCccgtaataatatatatgaatAGGTACTAAATAAACCTTATAAAcaagaataatttttttttctaaaataattttactggtggtaggacctcttgtgtgtccgcacgggtaggtaccgccaccctgcctatttctgctgtgaagcagtaatgcgcttcgatttgaagggtggggctgcgccgttgtaactaaactgaaaccttagaactcatatctcaaggtgggtggcttcattacgttgtagatgtatatgggctccgcaaaccacttaacaccaggtgggctgtgagctcgtccatctatgcaatacataaaaaaataaaaaaatgtgaaaactAGATTGAtgttgataattttaatttaaacatgaaatttaacattttaatatactCGTACCTACTTGTGGACAGGGTAAAGTTTGACAACAGTGCTTTTGTAGTTtaaagcacaaaaaaaaaacttataacacGAGTTAGGCAATCGCCCGATGCCCGTATTTGCTGAATCCGCATCGGATGACCCCGTGCGTCATAACAGAAACTGCACCATTGCAGATTTAGCAATaagtttactttaataaatatattgtaattataaattagtcttgtagtacattcaaacgaataaacatcgttttaattaaataaattcttttttttataattaactcgtTCGCCGTAACTTAACTGGCGCAGTCGGTAGGATCGCGACACTCGCCTTGAATATAACTCTTCAGGCTTGAGTGAACGGTATCGACCGTTATTTTCGCGAGCTCATACAACGAATCTACGAACGGCGACTATCATCTAGCGGGAGTTCCGGAGAATTGGGAGTCCTGCTGTACTACAAGGCCCGGTTGGAGATGCAAAGGACATTGGGGTGAGTGCAAGTTGTATTCCCAGTTTCCTGTGCTATATTTCCTGCCGTTATATCCTGAATGTTATGTGTGTTTGTGTATAGACTAAAATAGTTATAAACAAAGCACTACATACACTAGAGTAGGTTAATCtgataggtattttttttttatatgcttaAGTCAATGACACAGTTGTAATTCGCTTGGATAGCAATATTATAAATCACAGGTACGTTTTATTGTTTGCTAAAATCGCGGATCATATAACGTTGCTGATAATTCATTTTCACGCTTTTGTCGTACAGAATAAGCAGAGTACTAGCTAATAATCttacgtaaaatattattacaaagttatttaattgtgagttttatagttttgtgttGTATAGCCTATAAAGATGGCAATGGCAAACATCGAACTAGTAACTTTTAAGTTCGTTTCTGAACTGTTACCTAAGTACGATGGTAACCCTAAAACAttgaactattttattaaagaagtagaAAATGTTATATCATTATTGGATCAACAAGTTAGGGTACACCCCGCTCTTATTAGCTTAATTAAGAGTAAACTGAGCGATACTGCAATTTGTGCAATAGCTTCCGAGGGAAACGTGGATAGTTGGCAAGCTATTAAAACAGCACTAACGCGTAGATTAGGCGAACCACGCAACGAAATACAATTGATGCAAGAATTAATAAGGTTGCGTCGTAATAAGAACGAAGACGCAGAGTCATTTGGTAAACGTTTACGAGAAATATTAGACACATTAAACGTGGTAGGTAGACACACAGATAAGTCATACTACGAAAATATGGTAATAGACCAATATGTAAGTCACTTAGACTTTCACGTATCTATTGGGGTGAGGATTTCAAAACCCTCGACTCTAGAAGCAGCTATAGTAACGGCTAGACAAGAGGAAGCCCGATTAGcttttaatagatttaataatagttttagttCACTAAATATACAGCATAAGCAAAAGGAAATAACTAAGTCTAACCAAATCTCTTACCCGGTAAGTAACCTTCCCCTGCGCAATAGTTGGAACCCGGAGTTAAAACCACAACGAGGGCCAACCATGCCGTCTTGGAGGAGTGGTTCGGCGTCAGGTAATGTGAGACCTAGCGGATCAGGTACCTTTAGGAATACAGGCAACTTTAGACCACAACTAAATGTACCTCGACAGCAAATAAACCCACCACAAAGAGTATCAGACGTCACTATGAGGTCAGTAAAAAAGCCCGAAAAACCGCGCTTTGCACCGGAAAAAATGTTTTACACACAGCATAGCCAGGAGCAGTATTACCCTGACAGTTACGACCCATATTACAGTGGTGAGTACTATAACCATAATATGCAATACAGTGACCAAAACTACGAGTATATGCCAGATATGTCGGGAGAAGAATCAAATCAACAGGATTTTCTTCAGGACGAGGACCAATCGAACCCCAGCTGATAAAGATTGTTAACCTCAACCACCACGGCAAAGACCACCTCCCTTACATCGAATTACCGGAGTTTCAAGgtaaatttttattagataCTGGTGCCTCACGTTGTATGATATCACCCGATGTAATAGCCGGTACTAGTCTCGAACATTGCATCGAACGTGAGCCATTTACGGTAAAAACCGCGCATGCTACTACTCGTCACGAGCACGTCGCAATTTTACCTTTACCTTACCTGTTCAACACCGATATACACcacaaatttttattgtttgattttgACCCAAAATATAAGGGCCTTATTGGGATGGACTTGTTTAAAAAATTAGGTTGTAATATAGATTTCAAAAATAAAGTGTTGCGAACATTTAATACCGAAATACCAATCTATTTCGACTATCCGGTAAAGCAAGTTAAAATAGAACCGAACTGCGAGAGGTTTATAACggttaaaacaaattatacCGACGGTTATTATATTTGTGACGATTTCACTTGGTCTAAAGGATTAAAGTCACCAGCCGCGATAGTGACAGTAAAAAACGGGACTTTCAGGACATCTATAATCAATTATAATGATACACCGCAAATAGTGAGTAACAATCGTATGTTAGCCCTAAGCCCACTACCGTCACAGTTGATAGAAAACAGTCAAAAGTacgaaattaacaaaattgagaCGGAATCTGACATAGATAAAGAactttgtgaaaatttaaagaaaattcgtACCAGCCACATGAACGAGGAAGAAAAACGGGAAATTACCAAAATCTGCTATCAGTACCGTGACATATTCTACTCGGAAAACATTCCTTTATCGTTTACCCATACAGTAAAACACGAATTAAGACTAACCGACGACACCCCCATCTTTGTACGGAGTTATAGACAGGCTCCCCAACAACGAACAGAGATACAAAAACAGGTAGATAGTCTATTAAAACAAGGAATCATTAGGGAAAGTATCTCCCCTTGGTCGTGCCCGGTACACATTGTTCCGAAAAAACCGGATGCATCAGGAAAAGTTAAATGGAGACTTGTTATTGACTATAGAAGACTTAATGACAGAATTATAGAAGACAAGTACCCCTTACCAAACATTAACGACATCCTTGACAGATTAGGGCGCGCACAATATTTCACGACCATAGATTTAGCAAGCGGCTACCATCAATTAGAAATGCACCCTAAAGACGTAGAGAAAACAGCGTTTACTACTGAAAGAGGCCACTATGAGTTCCTAAGAATGCCTTTCGGACTAAAAAATGCCCCGAGCACTTTCCAGCGTCTTATGGACCATATACTCCGAGGTATAGACAACGTATTTATGT
Proteins encoded:
- the LOC105842644 gene encoding uncharacterized protein LOC105842644, with amino-acid sequence MQAAPARYVSVSELYTTDEVELLLDEIRELEPTSCRGEDVQDFEIAGSGCVSGGLSPVGTERSWDSHAQYRAAVSPGAGPAPAQLYCAPRRLLAPRAAASLVLAGAGAAAAVCVWVAGGRTVRLPLAGRLRALLLAALTSALLHATLALLAATRLQAQLALDWPRVWLVAALWTAVSLTCGGSLTLHAIVAAPEYRYAPKYIADLLYAAAGLALSSAALAVAVAAGTCARRGGGAAYRAVPARDNPPL